A section of the Drosophila subobscura isolate 14011-0131.10 chromosome A, UCBerk_Dsub_1.0, whole genome shotgun sequence genome encodes:
- the LOC117895203 gene encoding collagen alpha-1(I) chain isoform X3 — translation MATNRSTRLLVLLVLTALVANHQARAAAAILKCAGKSAVCVGPLTYQLCVDDLTTGNVIPCQTSTRCVTDGIEICEPIKIDAEAPTAAVAKMVTITDSPAAVSESALLVDGTGTGNSNATTNTISTEGLGSSTSAGPTTTPAETTTAPAETTNILETTTEISWSEVSLDPESTTSVINENTTNTNAPGQSEPNATEGSTAAPGEVSPNNPAGSTSAPGTPEDPSAPAGSTNAPGTPADPNVPAGSTAAPGSPEDPNAPAGSTATPGTPADPNAPAGSTADPGNPADPNAPAGSTNAPDTPADPNVPAGSTADPGNPADPNAPAGSTNAPGTPADPNVPADSTAAPGVPNAPAGSTASPGTPSDPNAPAGSTAAPGNPADPNAPAGSTNAPDTPADPNVPAGSTAAPGSPEDPNAPAGSTSTPGTPADPNAPAGSTADPGNPADPNAPAGSTNAPGTPADPNVPAGSTAAPGSPEDPNAPAGSTATPGTPADPNAPAGSTADPGNPADPNAPAGSTATPGTPADPNTPAGSTAAPGSPEDPNAPAGSTSTPGTPADPNAPAGSTADPGNPADPNAPAGSTNAPGTPADPNVPAGSTAAPGSPEDPNAPADPNAPAGSTADPGNPADPNAPAGSTNAPGTPADPNVPAGSTAAPGSPEDPNAPADPNAPAGSTADPGNPADPNAPAGSTNAPGTPADPNVPAGSTAAPGSPEDPNAPAGSTATPGTPADPNAPAGSTADPGNPADPNAPAGSTNAPGTPADPNVPADSTAAPGVPNAPAGSTASSGTPSDPNAPAGSTAAPGSPEDPNAPADPNAPAGSTADPGNPADPNAPAGSTNAPGTPAAPNVPAGSTAAPGTPADPNAPAGSTAAPGIPENSNSGSTAAPGTPADPNAPAVSTAAPGIPENPNAGSTAAPGNPSHPNSPAGSTAAPGTPADPNIPAGSTAAPGTPADPNIPDGSTRAPGIPADPNVPAGSTAAPGTPADPNAPAVSTAAPGIPENPNAGSTAAPGNPSHPNSPAGSTAAPGTPAGSTPASGTPADPNATAGSTAAPGTPADPNAPAESWRQRPHHFFLPGQTRPTLRPVQHLPIWPSGPHYAKNPGVDSAEGPRNGFKPIPSHRPLQFWPDWQKWMNGWRTTREPVSITKAPASNQEQEKPQPEKPSNNGPKALESVEQAASVRPSGAGVSSENASVEQSPKGSGERTKDNPKSVEEQSKEQEQKKASSTEKDSSLEEKKEAEKDKSKDSKEEKDSESNKSNDDEKNEEDKQSSKEKKKYLKNIIKKLKNEEDCDEDDVFPDVRDCKKYFRCEVKRSGKHKLVHLRCNKKERFDWLDQTCLPKDEARCLEK, via the exons atggcaaCGAACCGATCGACCAGACTTCTAGTCTTGCTTGTG CTCACGGCCCTAGTGGCCAACCACCAGGCAAGGGCAGCCGCCGCCATTCTTAAGTGCGCCGGCAAGTCAGCTGTCTGCGTGGGACCTCTTACCTATCAGCTCTGCGTGGACGATTTGACGACGGGTAATGTGATTCCCTGCCAGACGAGCACGCGATGCGTCACCGATGGCATCGAGATATGCGAGCCCATCAAGATAGACGCAGAGGCACCCACGGCGGCTGTGGCCAAGATGGTGACAATTACCGACAGTCCAGCTGCCGTCAGCGAATCTGCCCTGCTTGTCGACGGCACCGGAACCGGCAATTCCAACGCCACCACTAATACAATCTCCACTGAGGGTCTCGGATCATCAACGTCCGCTGGGCCGACCACAACTCCAGCTGAGACAACCACTGCTCCCGCTgagacaacaaatattttggaaACAACCACAGAAATTTCATGGTCTGAGGTGTCCCTAGACCCGGAGTCCACGACTTCAGTTATTAACGAGAACACTACCAACACCAATGCACCTGGACAAAGCGAGCCCAACGCAACAGAAGGATCAACCGCTGCTCCTGGAGAAGTAAGTCCCAACAACCCGGCAGGTTCGACATCCGCTCCTGGTACTCCCGAAGATCCAAGCGCTCCAGCAGGCTCGACTAACGCTCCTGGTACCCCTGCTGATCCAAATGTTCCAGCTGGTTCCACTGCCGCTCCTGGTAGTCCTGAAGATCCGAACGCTCCAGCAGGCTCGACTGCCACTCCTGGCACCCCTGCTGACCCCAACGCTCCAGCTGGTTCCACTGCCGATCCTGGTAATCCTGCTGATCCAAACGCTCCAGCAGGCTCAACTAACGCTCCTGATACCCCTGCTGATCCAAATGTTCCAGCTG GTTCCACTGCCGATCCTGGTAATCCTGCTGATCCAAACGCTCCAGCAGGCTCGACTAATGCTCCTGGTACCCCAGCTGATCCAAATGTTCCAGCTGATTCCACTGCCGCTCCTGGTGTTCCAAATGCTCCAGCTGGTTCGACTGCCTCTCCTGGTACCCCTTCTGATCCAAATGCTCCAGCTGGTTCCACTGCCGCTCCTGGAAATCCTGCTGATCCAAACGCTCCAGCAGGCTCGACTAACGCTCCTGATACCCCTGCTGATCCAAATGTTCCAGCTGGTTCCACTGCCGCTCCTGGTAGTCCTGAAGATCCGAACGCTCCAGCAGGCTCGACTTCCACTCCTGGCACCCCTGCTGACCCCAACGCTCCAGCTGGTTCCACTGCCGATCCTGGTAATCCTGCTGATCCAAACGCTCCAGCAGGCTCGACTAACGCTCCTGGTACCCCTGCTGATCCAAATGTTCCAGCTGGTTCCACTGCCGCTCCTGGTAGTCCTGAAGATCCGAACGCTCCAGCAGGCTCGACTGCCACTCCTGGCACCCCTGCTGACCCCAACGCTCCAGCTGGTTCCACTGCCGATCCTGGTAATCCTGCTGATCCAAACGCTCCAGCAGGCTCGACTGCCACGCCTGGCACCCCTGCTGACCCCAACACTCCAGCTGGTTCCACTGCCGCTCCTGGTAGTCCTGAAGATCCGAACGCTCCAGCAGGCTCGACTTCCACTCCTGGCACCCCTGCTGACCCCAACGCTCCAGCTGGTTCCACTGCCGATCCTGGTAATCCTGCTGATCCAAACGCTCCAGCAGGCTCGACTAACGCTCCTGGTACCCCTGCTGATCCAAATGTTCCAGCTGGTTCCACTGCCGCTCCTGGTAGTCCTGAAGATCCGAACGCTCCA GCTGACCCCAACGCTCCAGCTGGTTCCACTGCCGATCCTGGTAATCCTGCTGATCCAAACGCTCCAGCAGGCTCGACTAACGCTCCTGGTACCCCTGCTGATCCAAATGTTCCAGCTGGTTCCACTGCCGCTCCTGGTAGTCCTGAAGATCCGAACGCTCCA GCTGACCCCAACGCTCCAGCTGGTTCCACTGCCGATCCTGGTAATCCTGCTGATCCAAACGCTCCAGCAGGCTCGACTAACGCTCCTGGTACCCCTGCTGATCCAAATGTTCCAGCTGGTTCCACTGCCGCTCCTGGTAGTCCTGAAGATCCGAACGCTCCAGCAGGCTCGACTGCCACTCCTGGCACCCCTGCTGACCCCAACGCTCCAGCTGGTTCCACTGCCGATCCTGGTAATCCTGCTGATCCAAACGCTCCAGCAGGCTCGACTAACGCTCCTGGTACCCCAGCTGATCCAAATGTTCCAGCTGATTCCACTGCCGCTCCTGGTGTTCCAAATGCTCCAGCTGGTTCGACTGCCTCTTCTGGTACCCCTTCTGATCCAAATGCTCCAGCTGGTTCCACTGCCGCTCCTGGTAGTCCTGAAGATCCGAACGCTCCA GCTGACCCCAACGCTCCAGCTGGTTCCACTGCCGATCCTGGTAATCCTGCTGATCCAAACGCTCCAGCAGGCTCGACTAACGCTCCTGGTACCCCTGCTGCTCCAAATGTTCCAGCTGGTTCCACTGCCGCTCCTG GCACCCCTGCTGACCCCAACGCTCCAGCTGGTTCCACTGCCGCTCCTGGTATTCCTGAAAATTCAAACTCTGGTTCGACTGCCGCTCCTGGCACGCCTGCTGATCCCAACGCTCCAGCTGTttcgactgctgctcctggtaTTCCTGAAAATCCAAACGCTGGTTCGACTGCCGCACCTGGTAATCCTTCTCATCCCAACTCTCCAGCTGGTTCCACTGCCGCTCCTGGCACCCCAGCTGATCCCAACATTCCAGCTGGTTCCACTGCCGCTCCTGGCACCCCTGCTGATCCCAACATTCCAGATGGTTCGACTCGCGCTCCTGGTATTCCTGCTGATCCAAATGTTCCAGCTGGTTCCACAGCCGCTCCTGGTACCCCTGCTGATCCCAACGCTCCAGCTGTttcgactgctgctcctggtaTTCCTGAAAATCCAAACGCTGGTTCGACTGCCGCACCTGGTAATCCTTCTCATCCCAACTCTCCAGCTGGTTCCACTGCCGCTCCTGGCACCCCAGCTGGTTCGACTCCAGCTTCTGGTACTCCTGCTGATCCAAATGCTACAGCTGGTTCCACTGCGGCTCCAGGTACTCCGGCTGATCCCAACGCTCCAGCTGAGTCATGGCGTCAGCGCCCGCATCATTTCTTTCTTCCAGGCCAGACTCGACCAACTCTTCGTCCAGTTCAGCATTTACCGATCTGGCCAAGTGGACCACATTATGCAAAAAATCCTGGTGTTGATTCAGCTGAAGGACCCCGAAATGGCTTCaagcccatcccatcccatcggCCGCTTCAATTCTGGCCAGACTGGCAGAAGTGGATGAATGGCTGGCGCACAACTCGGGAGCCCGTTAGCATTACTAAGGCGCCCGCTTCCAATCAGGAGCAAGAGAAACCCCAGCCAGAGAAGCCCAGCAACAATGGCCCCAAAGCTCTCGAGAGTGTAGAGCAGGCTGCCTCTGTACGCCCATCAGGTGCAGGTGTATCCAGCGAGAACGCCTCTGTCGAGCAGAGCCCCAAGGGTTCTGGCGAGAGAACAAAGGACAATCCCAAATCTGTCGAAGAACAGTCCaaggagcaggaacagaagAAGGCCAGCTCCACTGAGAAAGACAGCTCCCTCGAAGAAAAGAAGGAAGCGGAAAAGGACAAGTCAAAAGATTCCAAAGAGGAAAAGGACAGCGAATCGAATAAGTCCAATGATGACGAAAAGAATGAAGAGGACAAGCAGAGctcaaaggaaaagaaaaagtacTTGAAAAACATCATCAAGAAGTTGAAGAATGAGGAAGACTGCGACGAGGATGACGTCTTCCCTGATGTTCGTGACTGCAAGAAGTACTTCCGATGTGAGGTAAAACGGTCGGGGAAGCACAAGTTGGTGCATCTGCGTTGCAACAAAAAGGAGAGGTTCGATTGGCTCGACCAAACCTGCCTTCCCAAGGATGAAGCTCGTTGTCTAGAGAAGTAA
- the LOC117895203 gene encoding collagen alpha-1(I) chain isoform X15, whose protein sequence is MATNRSTRLLVLLVLTALVANHQARAAAAILKCAGKSAVCVGPLTYQLCVDDLTTGNVIPCQTSTRCVTDGIEICEPIKIDAEAPTAAVAKMVTITDSPAAVSESALLVDGTGTGNSNATTNTISTEGLGSSTSAGPTTTPAETTTAPAETTNILETTTEISWSEVSLDPESTTSVINENTTNTNAPGQSEPNATEGSTAAPGEVSPNNPAGSTSAPGTPEDPSAPAGSTNAPGTPADPNVPAGSTAAPGSPEDPNAPAGSTATPGTPADPNAPAGSTADPGNPADPNAPAGSTNAPDTPADPNVPAGSTADPGNPADPNAPAGSTNAPGTPADPNVPADSTAAPGVPNAPAGSTASPGTPSDPNAPAGSTAAPGNPADPNAPAGSTNAPDTPADPNVPAGSTAAPGSPEDPNAPAGSTSTPGTPADPNAPAGSTADPGNPADPNAPAGSTNAPGTPADPNVPAGSTAAPGSPEDPNAPAGSTATPGTPADPNAPAGSTADPGNPADPNAPAGSTATPGTPADPNTPAGSTAAPGSPEDPNAPAGSTSTPGTPADPNAPAGSTADPGNPADPNAPAGSTNAPGTPADPNVPAGSTAAPGSPEDPNAPADPNAPAGSTADPGNPADPNAPAGSTNAPGTPADPNVPAGSTAAPGSPEDPNAPADPNAPAGSTADPGNPADPNAPAGSTNAPGTPADPNVPAGSTAAPGSPEDPNAPAGSTATPGTPADPNAPAGSTADPGNPADPNAPAGSTNAPGTPADPNVPADSTAAPGVPNAPAGSTASSGTPSDPNAPAGSTAAPGSPEDPNAPADPNAPAGSTADPGNPADPNAPAGSTNAPGTPAAPNVPAGSTAAPGSPEDPNAPAVSTAAPGIPENPNAGSTAAPGNPSHPNSPAGSTAAPGTPADPNIPAGSTAAPGTPADPNIPDGSTRAPGIPADPNVPAGSTAAPGTPADPNAPAVSTAAPGIPENPNAGSTAAPGNPSHPNSPAGSTAAPGTPAGSTPASGTPADPNATAGSTAAPGTPADPNAPAESWRQRPHHFFLPGQTRPTLRPVQHLPIWPSGPHYAKNPGVDSAEGPRNGFKPIPSHRPLQFWPDWQKWMNGWRTTREPVSITKAPASNQEQEKPQPEKPSNNGPKALESVEQAASVRPSGAGVSSENASVEQSPKGSGERTKDNPKSVEEQSKEQEQKKASSTEKDSSLEEKKEAEKDKSKDSKEEKDSESNKSNDDEKNEEDKQSSKEKKKYLKNIIKKLKNEEDCDEDDVFPDVRDCKKYFRCEVKRSGKHKLVHLRCNKKERFDWLDQTCLPKDEARCLEK, encoded by the exons atggcaaCGAACCGATCGACCAGACTTCTAGTCTTGCTTGTG CTCACGGCCCTAGTGGCCAACCACCAGGCAAGGGCAGCCGCCGCCATTCTTAAGTGCGCCGGCAAGTCAGCTGTCTGCGTGGGACCTCTTACCTATCAGCTCTGCGTGGACGATTTGACGACGGGTAATGTGATTCCCTGCCAGACGAGCACGCGATGCGTCACCGATGGCATCGAGATATGCGAGCCCATCAAGATAGACGCAGAGGCACCCACGGCGGCTGTGGCCAAGATGGTGACAATTACCGACAGTCCAGCTGCCGTCAGCGAATCTGCCCTGCTTGTCGACGGCACCGGAACCGGCAATTCCAACGCCACCACTAATACAATCTCCACTGAGGGTCTCGGATCATCAACGTCCGCTGGGCCGACCACAACTCCAGCTGAGACAACCACTGCTCCCGCTgagacaacaaatattttggaaACAACCACAGAAATTTCATGGTCTGAGGTGTCCCTAGACCCGGAGTCCACGACTTCAGTTATTAACGAGAACACTACCAACACCAATGCACCTGGACAAAGCGAGCCCAACGCAACAGAAGGATCAACCGCTGCTCCTGGAGAAGTAAGTCCCAACAACCCGGCAGGTTCGACATCCGCTCCTGGTACTCCCGAAGATCCAAGCGCTCCAGCAGGCTCGACTAACGCTCCTGGTACCCCTGCTGATCCAAATGTTCCAGCTGGTTCCACTGCCGCTCCTGGTAGTCCTGAAGATCCGAACGCTCCAGCAGGCTCGACTGCCACTCCTGGCACCCCTGCTGACCCCAACGCTCCAGCTGGTTCCACTGCCGATCCTGGTAATCCTGCTGATCCAAACGCTCCAGCAGGCTCAACTAACGCTCCTGATACCCCTGCTGATCCAAATGTTCCAGCTG GTTCCACTGCCGATCCTGGTAATCCTGCTGATCCAAACGCTCCAGCAGGCTCGACTAATGCTCCTGGTACCCCAGCTGATCCAAATGTTCCAGCTGATTCCACTGCCGCTCCTGGTGTTCCAAATGCTCCAGCTGGTTCGACTGCCTCTCCTGGTACCCCTTCTGATCCAAATGCTCCAGCTGGTTCCACTGCCGCTCCTGGAAATCCTGCTGATCCAAACGCTCCAGCAGGCTCGACTAACGCTCCTGATACCCCTGCTGATCCAAATGTTCCAGCTGGTTCCACTGCCGCTCCTGGTAGTCCTGAAGATCCGAACGCTCCAGCAGGCTCGACTTCCACTCCTGGCACCCCTGCTGACCCCAACGCTCCAGCTGGTTCCACTGCCGATCCTGGTAATCCTGCTGATCCAAACGCTCCAGCAGGCTCGACTAACGCTCCTGGTACCCCTGCTGATCCAAATGTTCCAGCTGGTTCCACTGCCGCTCCTGGTAGTCCTGAAGATCCGAACGCTCCAGCAGGCTCGACTGCCACTCCTGGCACCCCTGCTGACCCCAACGCTCCAGCTGGTTCCACTGCCGATCCTGGTAATCCTGCTGATCCAAACGCTCCAGCAGGCTCGACTGCCACGCCTGGCACCCCTGCTGACCCCAACACTCCAGCTGGTTCCACTGCCGCTCCTGGTAGTCCTGAAGATCCGAACGCTCCAGCAGGCTCGACTTCCACTCCTGGCACCCCTGCTGACCCCAACGCTCCAGCTGGTTCCACTGCCGATCCTGGTAATCCTGCTGATCCAAACGCTCCAGCAGGCTCGACTAACGCTCCTGGTACCCCTGCTGATCCAAATGTTCCAGCTGGTTCCACTGCCGCTCCTGGTAGTCCTGAAGATCCGAACGCTCCA GCTGACCCCAACGCTCCAGCTGGTTCCACTGCCGATCCTGGTAATCCTGCTGATCCAAACGCTCCAGCAGGCTCGACTAACGCTCCTGGTACCCCTGCTGATCCAAATGTTCCAGCTGGTTCCACTGCCGCTCCTGGTAGTCCTGAAGATCCGAACGCTCCA GCTGACCCCAACGCTCCAGCTGGTTCCACTGCCGATCCTGGTAATCCTGCTGATCCAAACGCTCCAGCAGGCTCGACTAACGCTCCTGGTACCCCTGCTGATCCAAATGTTCCAGCTGGTTCCACTGCCGCTCCTGGTAGTCCTGAAGATCCGAACGCTCCAGCAGGCTCGACTGCCACTCCTGGCACCCCTGCTGACCCCAACGCTCCAGCTGGTTCCACTGCCGATCCTGGTAATCCTGCTGATCCAAACGCTCCAGCAGGCTCGACTAACGCTCCTGGTACCCCAGCTGATCCAAATGTTCCAGCTGATTCCACTGCCGCTCCTGGTGTTCCAAATGCTCCAGCTGGTTCGACTGCCTCTTCTGGTACCCCTTCTGATCCAAATGCTCCAGCTGGTTCCACTGCCGCTCCTGGTAGTCCTGAAGATCCGAACGCTCCA GCTGACCCCAACGCTCCAGCTGGTTCCACTGCCGATCCTGGTAATCCTGCTGATCCAAACGCTCCAGCAGGCTCGACTAACGCTCCTGGTACCCCTGCTGCTCCAAATGTTCCAGCTGGTTCCACTGCCGCTCCTGGTAGTCCTGAAGATCCGAACGCTCC AGCTGTttcgactgctgctcctggtaTTCCTGAAAATCCAAACGCTGGTTCGACTGCCGCACCTGGTAATCCTTCTCATCCCAACTCTCCAGCTGGTTCCACTGCCGCTCCTGGCACCCCAGCTGATCCCAACATTCCAGCTGGTTCCACTGCCGCTCCTGGCACCCCTGCTGATCCCAACATTCCAGATGGTTCGACTCGCGCTCCTGGTATTCCTGCTGATCCAAATGTTCCAGCTGGTTCCACAGCCGCTCCTGGTACCCCTGCTGATCCCAACGCTCCAGCTGTttcgactgctgctcctggtaTTCCTGAAAATCCAAACGCTGGTTCGACTGCCGCACCTGGTAATCCTTCTCATCCCAACTCTCCAGCTGGTTCCACTGCCGCTCCTGGCACCCCAGCTGGTTCGACTCCAGCTTCTGGTACTCCTGCTGATCCAAATGCTACAGCTGGTTCCACTGCGGCTCCAGGTACTCCGGCTGATCCCAACGCTCCAGCTGAGTCATGGCGTCAGCGCCCGCATCATTTCTTTCTTCCAGGCCAGACTCGACCAACTCTTCGTCCAGTTCAGCATTTACCGATCTGGCCAAGTGGACCACATTATGCAAAAAATCCTGGTGTTGATTCAGCTGAAGGACCCCGAAATGGCTTCaagcccatcccatcccatcggCCGCTTCAATTCTGGCCAGACTGGCAGAAGTGGATGAATGGCTGGCGCACAACTCGGGAGCCCGTTAGCATTACTAAGGCGCCCGCTTCCAATCAGGAGCAAGAGAAACCCCAGCCAGAGAAGCCCAGCAACAATGGCCCCAAAGCTCTCGAGAGTGTAGAGCAGGCTGCCTCTGTACGCCCATCAGGTGCAGGTGTATCCAGCGAGAACGCCTCTGTCGAGCAGAGCCCCAAGGGTTCTGGCGAGAGAACAAAGGACAATCCCAAATCTGTCGAAGAACAGTCCaaggagcaggaacagaagAAGGCCAGCTCCACTGAGAAAGACAGCTCCCTCGAAGAAAAGAAGGAAGCGGAAAAGGACAAGTCAAAAGATTCCAAAGAGGAAAAGGACAGCGAATCGAATAAGTCCAATGATGACGAAAAGAATGAAGAGGACAAGCAGAGctcaaaggaaaagaaaaagtacTTGAAAAACATCATCAAGAAGTTGAAGAATGAGGAAGACTGCGACGAGGATGACGTCTTCCCTGATGTTCGTGACTGCAAGAAGTACTTCCGATGTGAGGTAAAACGGTCGGGGAAGCACAAGTTGGTGCATCTGCGTTGCAACAAAAAGGAGAGGTTCGATTGGCTCGACCAAACCTGCCTTCCCAAGGATGAAGCTCGTTGTCTAGAGAAGTAA